Proteins found in one Borreliella valaisiana VS116 genomic segment:
- a CDS encoding CPBP family intramembrane glutamic endopeptidase: MQLLKNKYPFKRALLELFLVYVVIYLASPFENVTSEFWNVSKNHFYFWISRSFLIIFIVYFFKLTSSYDDFRVEFFIPKFKFIFIWESILIFIKTILVAMIFIFFLAFLLEYLLPESVFIYYFQDNVGFNWKISSKIAFFLMIFTSFFTGAFEELFYRAFVITKFTQMGFPVAVTVFLSSMFFAYGHLYYGILGFLVTFILGIFFAFTYLRYKNVYYMIFIHSFYNIIVSSLLLFLN, from the coding sequence ATGCAATTGTTAAAAAATAAATATCCATTCAAGCGAGCTTTGCTTGAACTTTTTTTGGTCTATGTTGTTATTTATCTTGCTTCTCCTTTTGAAAATGTTACTTCAGAATTTTGGAATGTTAGTAAAAACCATTTTTATTTTTGGATTTCAAGATCTTTTTTAATTATTTTTATAGTTTATTTTTTTAAACTTACCAGTTCTTATGATGATTTTAGAGTAGAGTTTTTTATTCCTAAATTTAAATTTATTTTTATTTGGGAATCTATTTTAATTTTTATTAAAACAATATTGGTTGCAATGATATTCATTTTTTTTCTAGCTTTTTTACTTGAATATTTGTTGCCAGAATCGGTATTTATCTACTATTTTCAAGACAATGTTGGATTTAATTGGAAAATTAGCAGTAAAATAGCATTTTTTTTAATGATTTTTACCTCTTTTTTTACAGGAGCTTTTGAAGAGTTATTTTATAGGGCTTTTGTTATTACCAAATTTACACAAATGGGATTTCCTGTTGCAGTTACTGTTTTTCTCAGCAGTATGTTTTTTGCTTATGGGCATTTATATTATGGAATTTTGGGATTTTTGGTTACATTTATATTAGGAATATTTTTTGCTTTTACTTATTTAAGGTATAAAAATGTATATTATATGATTTTTATACATAGTTTTTATAATATTATTGTTAGTAGTCTATTGCTTTTTTTGAATTAA
- a CDS encoding AMP-binding protein has protein sequence MRDTIPKRFKEVVTLYSELDIFLYKEGESKSFKKQIYADFWNEVKRVASGLLHYGIKRGEKVVIISDSRREWIIIDVATLGLGCVDVPRGNDSSEDELAYIINHSESTFIFVENNKQLQKVLSKKHDLKLVRCIVVIDDDKSYEEKMGNITVFSYKKLLELGAEYLKANPKSFDMEIEKGSSEDIATIIYTSGTTGMPKGVMLRHESFIFQLDRLYDYLPTLKPGKIMISILPLWHSFERACEYIVALKGIAIAYXKPIGPVLLKDFLLLNPQMIISVPRIWEGIRIGIIKKVSESLIKKLMFGGFLKTGIVYEKFKEKFLGFSPVYKKSNLFIVLFSKLFLFGGIILIFPVKLLGDILVFKKIKNALGKNFEFGVSGGGALVDYVDYFFKAVGIKVLEGYGLTETGPILSVRRLKGPVARTVGPILPDVEYKVVGIDGEVLSYGEKGELWVRSPQIMSGYFKDKAKTNEVLTEDGWFNTGDLVKLTINNEISIVGRSKDTIVLRGGENIEPEPLERVLSKSLFIENIMIVGQDQKFLGAVIVPNFDNLEKWANSSGVSFSSRDDLLINEEVNKLYSKHISDTINTKLGFKNFEKIVGFVLLPNSFSIGEELTNTLKLKRYYISQKYEDKIRLIFSKSDLDLNGY, from the coding sequence ATGAGAGATACTATACCTAAGCGTTTTAAAGAGGTAGTGACCCTTTATAGTGAGCTTGATATTTTTCTATATAAGGAAGGGGAGTCTAAAAGTTTTAAGAAGCAAATATACGCCGATTTTTGGAATGAAGTAAAAAGGGTAGCTTCTGGGCTTTTGCATTATGGCATTAAAAGAGGAGAGAAAGTTGTAATTATTTCTGATTCTAGGAGGGAGTGGATAATAATTGATGTTGCTACTTTGGGGTTGGGTTGTGTTGATGTTCCTAGGGGAAATGATTCTTCTGAGGATGAATTAGCTTATATTATTAACCATTCTGAATCTACTTTTATTTTTGTTGAAAACAATAAACAGCTCCAAAAAGTTTTATCCAAAAAACACGATCTTAAATTGGTGAGGTGCATTGTTGTTATTGATGATGATAAATCTTATGAAGAAAAAATGGGGAATATTACTGTATTTTCTTACAAAAAATTACTAGAACTTGGAGCTGAGTATTTAAAGGCTAATCCAAAATCATTTGATATGGAGATTGAAAAAGGTTCTTCAGAAGATATTGCAACTATAATATATACTTCTGGTACAACGGGTATGCCAAAGGGAGTAATGTTGAGACATGAATCTTTTATTTTTCAATTAGATAGACTTTATGATTATCTTCCAACACTTAAGCCCGGCAAGATAATGATTTCTATTCTTCCCCTTTGGCATTCTTTTGAGAGGGCTTGTGAATATATAGTTGCTTTAAAAGGCATAGCAATTGCATATTYAAAGCCCATAGGTCCGGTTTTGTTAAAAGATTTTTTACTTTTAAATCCCCAGATGATTATTTCTGTACCTAGAATTTGGGAAGGTATAAGAATAGGTATTATTAAAAAGGTGTCAGAATCTTTGATTAAGAAACTTATGTTTGGAGGATTTTTAAAAACCGGAATTGTTTATGAAAAGTTTAAGGAAAAATTTTTAGGTTTTTCGCCTGTTTATAAAAAATCCAATTTGTTTATTGTGCTTTTTTCAAAATTATTTTTATTTGGTGGGATCATTTTAATTTTTCCTGTTAAATTATTGGGTGATATTTTGGTATTTAAAAAAATAAAAAATGCCCTTGGGAAAAATTTTGAATTTGGTGTTTCTGGTGGTGGGGCGTTGGTTGATTATGTTGATTATTTTTTTAAGGCTGTAGGAATTAAAGTTCTTGAAGGTTATGGTCTTACCGAAACGGGTCCTATTTTGAGTGTTAGGCGTCTTAAAGGTCCCGTAGCAAGAACTGTAGGTCCTATTTTACCAGATGTTGAATATAAAGTAGTTGGAATTGATGGAGAAGTTTTGTCTTATGGGGAAAAGGGTGAGCTTTGGGTAAGATCACCACAAATAATGAGTGGTTACTTTAAGGATAAGGCCAAGACCAACGAAGTTTTAACAGAAGATGGTTGGTTTAACACTGGGGATTTAGTTAAATTGACAATTAATAATGAAATTTCAATTGTTGGTAGAAGCAAAGACACAATTGTTCTCAGAGGGGGGGAAAATATTGAGCCCGAGCCTCTTGAGAGAGTTTTGAGCAAATCTTTATTTATTGAAAATATTATGATTGTTGGTCAGGATCAAAAATTTTTAGGAGCCGTTATTGTGCCTAATTTTGATAATCTTGAAAAGTGGGCAAACTCTAGCGGAGTGTCTTTTTCTTCTAGGGATGATTTATTAATTAATGAGGAAGTTAACAAACTTTATTCTAAGCATATCTCAGATACTATTAATACCAAATTAGGTTTTAAAAATTTTGAAAAAATAGTAGGCTTTGTTTTGCTCCCGAATTCTTTTTCAATTGGTGAAGAGCTTACCAATACCCTTAAGTTAAAAAGATATTATATATCTCAAAAGTATGAAGATAAAATAAGATTAATTTTTAGCAAAAGTGACCTAGATTTAAACGGATATTAG
- the argS gene encoding arginine--tRNA ligase, translating to MIKNVKKQIKTEISTIVSNLALSKNIKLDKININIQKPPKSDLGDISILIFELSKTLQLSIATISEEIIKTLKDKYEIKAMGPYLNIKFSRKEYINNTIQMVNTQKDTYGTSKYLDNKKIILEFSSPNTNKPLHVGHLRNDVIGESLSRILKAVGAKITKINLINDRGVHICKSMLAYKKFGNDITPEKALKKGDHLIGDFYVKYNKYSQENENAENEIQDLLLKWEQKDVNTIELWKKLNKWAIEGIKETYKITNTSFDKIYLESEIFEIGKNVVLEGLEKGLCYKREDGAICIDLPLDSNEKADTEVKQKVLIRPNGTSIYLTQDLGNITVRIKEFNFDEMIYVVGSEQIQHFKSLFFVAEKLGISKNQKLIHLSHGMVNLIDGKMKSREGNVIDADNLILDLAESTAPEITQKIEDKENAKKIALNIALGAIHYYLLKSAVHKDIVFNKKESLSFTGNSGPYIQYVGARINSILEKYNTLSIPIMEKINLELLKHEKEWEIIKIISELEENIIKAVKDLNPSILTSYSYSLAKHFSAYYQEVKVIDINNTDLTAARIEFLKAILQTIKNCMYLLNIPYMLKM from the coding sequence ATGATTAAAAATGTTAAAAAACAGATTAAAACCGAAATTAGCACTATAGTTTCCAATCTAGCATTATCAAAAAACATAAAGCTAGACAAAATCAATATAAATATTCAAAAACCTCCCAAAAGTGATTTAGGGGATATTTCCATATTAATATTTGAACTTAGCAAAACTTTGCAACTTTCCATTGCAACTATCTCTGAAGAAATAATAAAAACTCTTAAAGATAAATACGAAATTAAAGCCATGGGGCCTTACTTAAACATCAAATTTTCTAGAAAAGAATATATTAACAATACAATACAAATGGTAAATACCCAAAAAGATACCTATGGAACAAGCAAATATCTAGACAATAAAAAAATAATATTAGAATTTTCATCACCAAATACAAACAAGCCACTGCATGTGGGACATCTTAGAAATGACGTAATAGGAGAAAGCCTCTCAAGAATATTAAAAGCTGTGGGTGCAAAAATTACAAAAATAAACTTAATAAACGATCGTGGGGTTCATATTTGCAAATCAATGCTTGCGTACAAAAAATTTGGAAATGACATTACCCCAGAAAAAGCTTTAAAAAAAGGAGACCATTTAATTGGCGATTTTTATGTTAAATACAACAAATACTCACAAGAAAATGAAAATGCTGAAAACGAAATTCAAGATCTACTCTTAAAATGGGAACAAAAAGATGTAAACACAATTGAACTTTGGAAAAAGCTAAATAAATGGGCAATTGAAGGAATAAAAGAAACATACAAAATTACAAACACCTCATTTGATAAAATTTACCTTGAAAGTGAAATTTTTGAAATTGGAAAAAACGTCGTATTAGAAGGACTTGAAAAAGGACTTTGCTACAAACGAGAAGATGGCGCAATATGCATTGATTTGCCCTTAGATTCGAATGAAAAAGCAGATACTGAAGTAAAACAAAAAGTACTCATAAGACCAAACGGAACATCTATCTATCTTACCCAAGATTTAGGAAATATAACAGTTAGAATAAAAGAATTTAATTTTGACGAAATGATTTATGTGGTTGGAAGTGAACAAATTCAGCATTTCAAAAGTTTATTTTTTGTAGCAGAAAAATTGGGAATTTCTAAAAATCAAAAACTTATTCATTTGTCACACGGAATGGTCAATCTTATTGATGGCAAAATGAAATCAAGAGAAGGTAATGTAATTGACGCGGATAATTTAATCTTAGACCTAGCCGAATCAACAGCACCTGAAATTACACAAAAAATTGAGGATAAAGAGAATGCCAAAAAAATTGCTTTAAATATTGCATTAGGAGCAATTCACTATTATCTACTAAAATCAGCTGTACATAAAGATATTGTATTTAATAAAAAAGAAAGTCTATCTTTTACAGGAAATTCTGGTCCATATATCCAATACGTTGGAGCAAGAATTAATAGTATTCTTGAAAAATATAATACACTTTCTATTCCCATAATGGAAAAAATCAACCTTGAACTTTTAAAACATGAAAAAGAGTGGGAAATTATTAAAATTATATCAGAATTAGAAGAAAATATAATCAAAGCGGTAAAAGATTTAAACCCTTCAATACTTACCAGTTATTCATACTCACTTGCAAAGCATTTTAGCGCATACTATCAAGAAGTTAAAGTAATAGACATAAACAATACTGATTTGACAGCTGCAAGAATAGAATTTTTAAAAGCTATATTACAAACAATAAAAAATTGCATGTATCTACTCAATATTCCTTATATGTTAAAAATGTAG
- a CDS encoding methyl-accepting chemotaxis protein — MKKKKLNSNLFYKFNFIILAYTIIIIATTFLLLDQGYKKIITKELQDFTKFINQAMIKSFSDESKEIIKSLSTLTARYDYKSAILNNKSEEHLVSDKILVTLPSFIKIIEYANKDGYIIASSEKKRNGQYMSLKELLLGKAITTFQISILHNSLAKINNNFYIPIAYKITDSKKSNIGYIILYADISEKIAELKEYLLLLLENSLLEQNASSQNSSKYFNVYIINSSGDAFGGKDEVLKNIKHIFSFNLKTLTQILSALSQGKANYNTSNSNEIISLARIATSHWYLGIKIDYNNIFSKEFKNMRLISLSIIFILVIIFILIMISTIKTLIISKIDKLNVVIPKVKNGDLTFKVESKGKDSISSTINLFGHFIENLKNVINSLQERVKLLKENGDHLFSEINKTHNTIKNSNQYIEKTQEEVEKQVEFISNTTNVIESLSKNISSLDNSIETQAASVEQSSSAIEEMIGGIQSITEITQKAAKSTEELKRFSDDGRKKQEEVITQIKEIFKNSTRLQEANSLISSIASQTNLLSMNAAIEASHAGEAGKGFAIVAEEIKDLAEQVTSQSESVASSINEIMDSITKTVNTSELTNKAFNQIFDSINLVVQVIEEINHTMQEQSIGSQEILKALNTMREITYEVKIGSNDMFRGNKEIINTVKLLGEINITVSSSMKGLKEEINKLVEAIGRIKVLGTTNSSHISGISESTNQFKTK, encoded by the coding sequence GTGAAAAAAAAGAAACTTAACTCCAACCTTTTTTATAAATTCAATTTTATAATTTTGGCATATACAATAATAATTATTGCAACAACCTTCTTACTACTAGATCAGGGATACAAAAAAATTATAACAAAAGAACTTCAAGACTTTACAAAATTCATTAACCAAGCAATGATTAAAAGCTTTTCTGATGAATCTAAAGAAATAATAAAATCTTTAAGTACATTAACAGCTAGGTATGATTATAAATCTGCAATTCTAAATAACAAAAGTGAGGAACACTTAGTATCTGACAAGATTTTAGTTACACTTCCATCCTTTATTAAAATAATAGAATATGCAAACAAAGATGGATACATAATCGCATCAAGTGAAAAAAAAAGAAACGGTCAATATATGAGCTTAAAAGAATTGCTTTTGGGCAAAGCTATCACTACATTTCAAATTTCAATTCTTCACAACAGTTTAGCAAAAATAAATAACAATTTTTATATTCCAATAGCATATAAAATAACAGATTCAAAAAAATCTAACATTGGATATATTATTTTATATGCTGACATTTCAGAAAAAATTGCTGAATTAAAAGAATATCTTTTACTTCTGTTGGAAAATTCATTACTAGAACAAAATGCAAGCAGCCAAAACTCATCAAAATACTTTAATGTATACATAATAAACAGCAGCGGAGATGCATTTGGAGGAAAAGATGAGGTTTTGAAAAACATAAAACACATATTTAGCTTTAACCTAAAAACATTAACTCAAATATTAAGCGCATTATCTCAAGGAAAAGCAAATTACAATACAAGTAATTCAAATGAAATAATCTCCTTAGCAAGAATAGCAACATCTCATTGGTACTTAGGAATAAAAATAGATTATAATAACATATTTTCAAAAGAATTTAAAAATATGAGATTGATTTCACTTTCTATTATATTTATCTTAGTAATAATCTTTATATTAATCATGATATCAACCATAAAAACTTTAATAATATCAAAAATAGATAAACTCAATGTTGTCATTCCAAAAGTTAAAAACGGCGACTTGACATTTAAAGTCGAATCAAAAGGTAAAGATTCAATAAGTTCAACAATAAATCTTTTTGGTCATTTTATTGAAAATCTTAAAAATGTAATAAATTCATTACAAGAAAGAGTGAAACTGTTGAAAGAAAACGGAGATCATTTATTTAGTGAAATAAACAAAACCCACAATACAATAAAAAATTCAAATCAATACATAGAAAAAACACAAGAAGAAGTAGAAAAACAAGTAGAATTTATCTCTAATACAACAAACGTAATTGAAAGTCTTTCAAAAAATATTTCATCTCTTGATAACTCCATTGAAACTCAAGCTGCAAGCGTTGAGCAATCTTCATCAGCTATCGAAGAAATGATAGGGGGAATACAATCAATAACAGAAATAACTCAAAAAGCTGCAAAAAGCACAGAAGAACTAAAAAGATTCTCTGATGATGGGCGAAAAAAACAAGAAGAAGTTATTACTCAAATCAAAGAGATTTTCAAAAACTCAACAAGATTACAAGAAGCAAACTCTCTAATTTCATCTATAGCTAGTCAAACCAACTTGCTCTCAATGAACGCTGCAATTGAAGCATCTCATGCTGGGGAAGCTGGAAAAGGATTTGCTATTGTTGCAGAAGAAATAAAAGACCTAGCAGAACAAGTAACATCACAATCAGAATCTGTTGCTTCATCAATTAACGAAATAATGGATTCAATAACCAAAACCGTAAACACTTCTGAATTAACAAATAAAGCTTTCAACCAAATATTCGATTCAATAAATCTAGTTGTTCAAGTAATAGAAGAAATAAATCATACAATGCAAGAGCAATCAATAGGTAGCCAAGAAATTTTAAAGGCTTTAAATACAATGAGAGAAATAACATATGAAGTAAAAATTGGCTCAAATGATATGTTTAGAGGCAACAAAGAAATCATTAATACTGTTAAACTATTAGGGGAAATTAATATTACGGTCTCAAGCTCAATGAAAGGCTTAAAAGAAGAGATTAATAAATTAGTAGAAGCAATTGGGCGTATTAAAGTTTTAGGAACTACAAACTCAAGTCACATTTCTGGAATTAGTGAGAGTACAAATCAATTTAAAACCAAATAA
- a CDS encoding methyl-accepting chemotaxis protein, with the protein MTDENLIDVNLKNTKRFLYVVLFGFIIFNFIFIGYSYVNYKNEYLDRFKFDAKLFLNSVSTVIKSKYLESSRFLEELVKDSYRFGILVNSSKSFLLSSSLKFGDSLDENSDLFLKSREFSAIDKIFKTIPVSENSLEGIFYIPIGKNVLISNSNFSSLGLKDVRLDPIYSVPVEKNSKYYSRYMRIDGKIYSVVSFPVRNSVTTLGVIGILICFDELFDSIENQLYSSLKSSNKNYNFFMLDRNYMPIFLNFNNLKDKSFSTSYSENVLSKVIAYAKKDSSVSQYTFNYESDFYLLDFVKTDDFLIQGLILNANSIPIMFKSNWIVFSIFLLTSFAIIFYLCNTFIFSLINDFNKIVEYQKLKNDPFRLDSPLEVKYSSAIISYISSKLDRLSSKNNESFEKIKFYSEDVNDYLKQIEAAILNTESIDASVVAYEQLRDTFSRFEKSIVDISKGFEAVVDPINDHNKHMSEISSNFEENVSFFYSIDKNLEIFNKVATTNSADIENIKSKVFDLNVVFENVNKNFADLLSQTNSLQSANKLLVSISAQTNMLAMNAAIEAAKAGDAGKSFAVVAEEIRKLAINSGKYSKTIKDELKTVDGIIALINSEIDTIYKNFMDIQDNVDGNFSRHEKVDLTLAKHFKEIGEFKERYLSHDTKIRDAKNMYKEIFNNHFFVSSKFNNFSQDLKEFEVSKMNLEAISSLQEYSSLVKSCKDKILKTKELIQKINDEIKDILF; encoded by the coding sequence ATGACCGATGAGAATTTAATCGATGTTAATCTGAAAAATACTAAACGATTTCTCTACGTAGTTTTATTTGGATTTATTATTTTTAATTTTATATTTATAGGCTATTCTTATGTGAATTATAAAAATGAATATTTGGATCGCTTTAAATTTGATGCCAAGCTGTTTTTAAACAGTGTGTCTACTGTTATTAAGTCCAAGTATTTGGAATCTTCTAGGTTTCTTGAAGAGCTTGTAAAAGATAGCTACAGGTTTGGTATACTGGTGAATTCTTCAAAGAGCTTCCTTTTGTCTTCAAGTTTAAAATTTGGTGATAGTTTAGATGAAAATAGCGATTTGTTTTTAAAGTCAAGAGAATTCAGCGCCATAGATAAAATTTTTAAAACTATTCCTGTATCAGAAAATTCACTCGAAGGTATATTCTATATTCCTATAGGTAAGAATGTTTTAATATCAAATTCAAATTTTTCATCTTTGGGCTTAAAAGATGTTAGATTAGATCCAATTTATTCTGTTCCTGTAGAAAAAAATTCTAAATATTATTCAAGGTACATGAGAATAGATGGAAAAATTTATTCTGTAGTAAGTTTTCCAGTTAGGAATTCTGTTACAACATTGGGTGTGATAGGGATTTTAATATGTTTTGATGAGTTGTTTGATAGTATTGAAAATCAGCTATATTCTTCTCTTAAATCCAGCAATAAGAATTATAATTTTTTTATGCTTGATAGAAATTATATGCCCATTTTTTTAAATTTTAATAATCTTAAGGACAAATCTTTTTCTACAAGTTATAGCGAGAATGTTTTGAGTAAAGTTATAGCTTATGCTAAAAAAGATTCTTCTGTTTCTCAATACACTTTTAATTATGAAAGCGATTTTTATCTTTTGGACTTTGTAAAAACTGATGATTTTTTGATTCAAGGATTGATTTTAAATGCCAATTCTATTCCTATTATGTTTAAGTCAAATTGGATTGTATTTTCTATATTTTTATTGACATCTTTTGCTATTATTTTTTATTTGTGTAATACCTTTATTTTTTCATTAATTAATGATTTTAACAAAATTGTTGAGTATCAAAAATTAAAAAATGATCCTTTTCGTCTTGATTCTCCTTTGGAGGTTAAGTATTCTTCAGCTATTATTTCTTATATTAGTTCAAAGCTAGACAGACTGTCTTCTAAGAATAACGAATCTTTCGAGAAGATAAAATTTTATTCTGAAGATGTAAATGATTATTTGAAACAAATAGAAGCTGCTATATTAAATACTGAGAGTATAGATGCTAGCGTTGTAGCTTATGAGCAACTAAGAGATACTTTTTCTAGATTTGAAAAGTCAATCGTTGATATTTCAAAAGGCTTTGAAGCTGTTGTTGATCCTATTAATGACCACAATAAGCATATGTCAGAAATCTCCTCAAATTTTGAAGAGAATGTTAGTTTTTTTTATAGTATAGATAAAAATTTAGAAATTTTTAATAAAGTTGCTACTACAAATTCTGCTGATATTGAAAATATTAAAAGTAAAGTTTTTGATTTAAATGTTGTTTTTGAAAATGTGAATAAAAATTTTGCAGATCTTTTGTCTCAAACGAACAGCTTGCAAAGTGCAAATAAACTTTTAGTTTCAATTTCAGCTCAGACCAATATGCTTGCTATGAATGCAGCAATTGAAGCAGCAAAAGCAGGTGATGCAGGTAAAAGTTTTGCAGTTGTTGCTGAAGAAATTAGAAAGCTTGCTATTAATTCTGGAAAATATTCTAAAACCATTAAAGATGAACTTAAAACGGTTGATGGCATTATTGCATTAATTAATTCAGAGATTGATACAATTTATAAAAATTTTATGGATATTCAAGATAATGTGGACGGCAATTTTTCAAGACATGAGAAAGTAGATCTTACTCTTGCTAAGCATTTTAAAGAAATCGGTGAATTTAAGGAAAGGTATTTGTCTCACGATACTAAGATCAGAGATGCTAAGAATATGTATAAGGAAATATTTAATAACCATTTTTTTGTTAGCAGCAAGTTTAACAACTTTAGTCAGGATTTAAAAGAGTTTGAAGTTTCTAAGATGAATTTGGAGGCAATAAGTTCTCTTCAAGAATATTCATCTTTGGTAAAATCTTGCAAGGATAAAATATTAAAGACAAAGGAATTGATTCAAAAAATTAATGATGAGATTAAGGATATTCTTTTTTAG
- the murB gene encoding UDP-N-acetylmuramate dehydrogenase, which produces MFKSLNNFFKKINTKPQTKNLTDYTTYKIGNISKLFLIPKNIQEAKNIFKAAIEEKIKLFILGGGSNILVNDEKELDFPIMYTGHLNRIEIHDNKIVAECGANFENLCKIALDNSLSGLEFIYGLPGTLGGAVWMNARCFGNEISEILKKITFINDKGKIICKELKKEDFGYKKSPFQNKNFFILKIELNLKKENKKIIEEKMNKNKQARMDKGHYLFPSGGSTFKNNKAFLKPSGQIIEECKLKGLSIGGATVSKYHGNFIININNATSNDVKSLIEKVKTEVYLKTGLLLEEEVLYIGFKNQKS; this is translated from the coding sequence ATGTTTAAAAGCCTAAATAATTTCTTTAAAAAAATCAATACAAAGCCTCAAACAAAAAATCTGACTGACTATACAACATATAAAATTGGAAACATTTCGAAATTATTTCTCATTCCTAAAAATATTCAAGAAGCTAAAAATATTTTTAAAGCAGCAATAGAAGAAAAAATTAAACTATTTATTCTTGGTGGGGGATCCAATATTTTAGTCAATGACGAGAAAGAACTTGATTTCCCGATAATGTACACCGGACATCTAAACAGAATAGAAATTCACGACAATAAAATTGTCGCTGAATGTGGTGCAAATTTCGAAAATTTATGTAAAATTGCGCTCGACAACAGTTTAAGTGGCCTAGAATTTATCTATGGACTACCCGGAACACTAGGAGGCGCTGTATGGATGAATGCTAGATGCTTTGGAAATGAAATCTCTGAAATACTAAAAAAAATTACATTTATAAATGACAAAGGAAAAATCATTTGTAAAGAATTAAAAAAAGAAGACTTTGGGTATAAAAAATCGCCTTTTCAAAATAAAAACTTTTTCATATTAAAAATTGAATTGAATTTAAAAAAAGAAAATAAGAAAATTATTGAAGAAAAAATGAATAAAAACAAACAAGCACGAATGGATAAAGGTCACTATTTATTCCCAAGTGGTGGGAGCACTTTTAAAAACAATAAAGCATTTCTTAAGCCTAGTGGACAAATAATTGAAGAGTGCAAACTCAAAGGACTAAGCATTGGGGGCGCTACAGTATCCAAATACCATGGAAACTTTATTATCAACATTAACAATGCCACTTCCAATGACGTAAAAAGCTTAATTGAAAAAGTAAAAACTGAAGTCTACTTGAAAACTGGGCTTTTACTCGAAGAAGAAGTTCTTTACATAGGATTTAAAAATCAGAAAAGCTAA